From Flavobacterium arcticum, the proteins below share one genomic window:
- a CDS encoding SpvB/TcaC N-terminal domain-containing protein codes for MPTNHFNKLRKSAFVKLLFSSVLSNLILFSQPLQGAIANYNTTKIYLPQGNGYNKTYNEEEVTPFNNVIPNYDDSHNNKTSNSEVYRETATVYYAIEKNGVIGKLNISEGENPYDNFFSIDLPNDINTDKYKATLLYDVYGVKNASQTTKSINNHSAYGGQVVELSNEWVTVKEQVPVSQLQSGRNEIYFNRRANSTYQYKIKNIRIGLEPIDNTSQISEVKASKYAGKYYLQGIVSNSEINSVEVSGYSIPVIDGVFEHIFSEIPENLKELNISYKVAQNNNNFIVSVVESKVEPIFVANNTDIHASQNYLYKNLLSAPLSYESICIAIKDNIETNLTNENEFLIQGLQFKDIRVANDDIEIVTGGDFSAYRIKQSSKGESMPIQIHLKYNDTEIPDGYTVKDVKTFYFDRKQKSWKALAVDSLDYENNEIISSITSEGDTDYINGVIKVPDSPETGSFAPTMISDMKYADPTAGVVSIAPPSPNSNGTVTTGFPIKVPQGRGGMQPSLNISYSSEAGNGWMGLGWNLATPAISINTKWGVPRFDLDNESEIYSLNGSDLVLKNGTEYTNPHRDNDIDRVDERRFYQRKEGAYNLIIRHGNHPNNYWWEVTDKQGNKSFYGGWYNTELSQYQFDNNSVIRVGNSNSNITHWALKATLDTYGNYTLYEYASSISNPFSNSSIEAKYFYLSNIKYTLFNPESSITGQSHYMVDFKRNQYTLGGNTINRSDVIINGRNGYLNIVDDLLTEIHISFNESGQSPQRIRSYKFDYEEKAFKKHQLVTISEYDKTNSLFYSNTIEYHDDIDPNTDAIINSSSTAWNANSSSSNIPAPLQQMASIIPDGSPLGTSTSTGGSIALRAGFGVGFDIFSTNNTIGGAVDYSWSNQDTKVSFIDINGDGLPDKVYEDGSGIYYRPNIGTGFGTSYLIDDINTLSKTNSKTNGKGVDANAFGFGIGGSWSKTSSMTENYFTDFNGDGLPDMMRGNRIKFNITAPLSTNSSYRKFDDDVSLSENKIVPGSINSSIIPDLHLETMDELREEHSQFDHVKVWRAPYDGTVRFENQATLIAKNNDGENANNFRLTIEKSNNNGTDILHTSSLVNAGQTNSFDFNTFNGDFISVSKGDIIFFRIHNLDYGYGGEIEWNPRVIYTDTSAMPYTHDNSSSVIDENGKAIGIFDAEADFMMNNDGGVSIDDGSTSVTLKFNLLNGNFAPGQFSDDIRFIIKKVRIDYSDGSESPQGEWTRKLNYNSGTFVWDFNSISDQLDASEGYRDVYFFYAESDSNVDWSTINWRPSIISNANPSEIIYPPVSYHTYDDNVNQSKYWFSSYDSELISPTEADVLADPNKKFMRLTHTFFDQNTGSLLNGLNDEEFPVKVTWVVKKKIGNTVSLFRDHKVFYIYRLPTNDYIFTKSENINDVLDPTLATNSSYYTCLFYRAQMKDIVDGSGTIYSTFYVNDRRVALNNNTSMTLALDPYAGNYSFTPITVDAPFMVSSPIFLGATYRGWGQFLYNGGMEFERDDEGEITNLNNPATPFGDLPIDVSLFDYESQTSGIENIDPQMDPSSVTAPGGTSSIRYTFYNEENENNKYVNKSIINAIYGFNNNDVLTATVGRFGEGNLHEIYVDEDDILLNETGTFIALKQRSVSKGTSLSGSYSVGSATESKATSRVLNQYLDLNGDRHPDLITDGRIQFTNMLGALSGTPIDNEDNFVSGDRSEDFTVGITLPIKPSSTAPTNQNGIVNGSVNRTNTSVNSGINTSNGKSYDSNQWVDMNGDGLPDKVKLNNEGTIEVWLNTGYGFSEKVTWGSGYGDSLFTSTRNNVGVGAGIGGSFTPNSSFAAGFGASYSTARIAALFIDVNNDGLPDLVIRVSDFNYAYYLNNGKGFETVSSTFYNNNLEIEKDYSLSGNIYGSFTGGFIIPSPAIFVTFKIVFTPSLSFNGSYNEKTIMVQDIDGDGLPDILSKSSNNNNDINARLNKVGKTHLLKKVNTPLGGSWSVTYERDGNTYEMPQSKWVLKTITTNDGFSQDGDYKPNTSEIAVNYGRPNYDRREREFYGYSYISINQVDPATSAIYRTITKAYHNKNYYLSGAEYSTIVRDENNNTLSESTTLYNLLDPDDPVVNMDATEEDSYLQTSLIANAEELFDKSRLFIAPVRVTSKVFENGPALTTVKDFSKYDEYGNLLEYIDYGEDEGDNYKTIIKYVDYNLNNADNAFGLPSRVSVYNLDGSQLLRQRIAGFNHFAKMSSIKIYSSIEEGSKYEFRYDEYGNVNRINDVYNTNAESSIYYKQIVYEPILHTYPISVENSFGENSSVEYEYLFGSPTLTTDVNGQQMRTRIDNKGRVTEVTGPNEMALESVSGPDTAWTIRMEYENSFEPDDYNEGESQHHAITRHFDPEYANGTNITTNELLTVSIVDGFGQPIQVKKTHFSDTTKWLINGFEKKDAFGRVLESYLPVTQTYNGGNSPYYHHISYSSLTDNPVVMTYDAKDRVKTVKQPGETDISSIDYSISDGMLIQKMTTENDGTTQTLDTYTDIRGRQRKTVQNDTKTILYTYNAINELLKVTDENSETSYKYDLAGRVLEVRQPDRGLTTYKYDNANRLIEQSNSNLIINDNQTIKYHYNYDRLVRIEYPQNPLNEVKYTYGAPNDPLATSENAVGRLLKLEDATGVQVYGYGHMGEVTKNLRSVAVAGHHSYWFLTEWQYDSWNRVKQIIYPDREIVNYKYNLGGMIDHIGSEMLGIPSADVQPVVENITYNDYGERTSITYGNGTSTIYDYDERRRMNSLQHNFAGSYQVNKHYTYDVLSNITRIETTQPQNSLPGQGQLGGPVYHKYIYDNFNRLTDAEGHYTGPNDIGTNTYLRQEYELHMEYNNDHTIRKKTQVHWQGEVSSYGPIQQADKIPVHKTSYILDYSQYATGEYVAGDYGYVQQHAPRKIVETPGWVTNPAQNDPRIREKTIEYDANGNQTEIKEKVGELEISLRKNLWDEENRLMAVDLKPDDHDNRPVAIYTYDAGGERTIRYNYDRIDVYSNADQIATQTNENIMIYPSGLMMGKVREAGALRDIPLIYTKHYYIGAERISAKTATAHYLCYYPNGVLADIMPDLQETMVRPQSTTSVEDAATIVSGVFNVFGIIPPTFSPDYTPEDDNTHNQGTNLHNPAKLQIFYFHPDHLGSSSYITNKAGTVSQHMEYLPFGETLADEHLNSHNSPFKFNGKEYDEETGNYYYSARYYDPKLSIFISVDPLAHKMPAWSPYNYTFNNPIRYTDPDGRIPIIPWLLKAGAGAAADMLAQASMDYLFNSNTTSWGQAFDNVNYYQVARSGAEGLIPWRTPGGKIGRAAATATGDVLVNAINDPNNYTAEQAGLDFATGFVGDLAGGGFGQILNKYGSKAVINGLMDKLGYSATQVRKMTGGFDGDAVRKWYKSNVDGMNIKVSPTEANARSIVGQRNSFKQQARDLMSDQNAAGNLPAIQDYDYYYNKSYNKGLRGDALYQDIINGGQKTNATYNKKYGE; via the coding sequence ATGCCAACAAATCATTTCAATAAGCTAAGAAAATCAGCTTTTGTAAAACTATTGTTTAGTTCTGTTTTAAGTAATTTGATTTTGTTTTCGCAGCCTTTACAAGGTGCAATTGCAAACTATAATACTACAAAAATTTATTTACCTCAAGGTAACGGATATAATAAAACATATAACGAAGAGGAGGTAACGCCTTTTAATAATGTTATTCCAAATTATGACGATAGTCATAATAACAAAACATCTAACTCGGAGGTATATCGTGAAACGGCCACAGTCTACTATGCTATAGAAAAAAATGGTGTAATCGGAAAACTGAATATTTCAGAAGGTGAAAATCCGTATGATAATTTCTTTAGTATTGATTTGCCCAATGATATTAATACCGACAAATATAAAGCTACATTATTATATGATGTTTATGGGGTAAAAAATGCCTCTCAGACTACTAAAAGTATAAATAACCATAGTGCTTATGGCGGACAAGTCGTAGAGCTTTCAAATGAATGGGTAACTGTTAAGGAACAAGTCCCAGTTAGTCAACTTCAATCAGGGAGAAATGAAATATATTTTAATAGACGAGCAAACAGTACATACCAGTATAAGATAAAAAACATCAGGATTGGATTAGAGCCAATTGACAATACTTCACAAATTAGTGAAGTTAAAGCGTCAAAATATGCAGGCAAATATTATTTGCAAGGTATAGTTTCAAACTCCGAGATAAATTCTGTAGAAGTTTCAGGGTATTCTATTCCAGTTATAGACGGAGTTTTTGAGCATATTTTTTCAGAAATACCCGAAAATTTAAAAGAACTGAATATTTCATATAAAGTTGCGCAAAACAATAATAATTTTATTGTTTCTGTAGTTGAAAGTAAGGTAGAACCTATTTTTGTTGCTAATAATACTGATATTCATGCCTCGCAAAATTATTTATACAAAAATTTACTATCAGCTCCACTATCTTATGAAAGTATTTGTATCGCTATAAAAGATAATATAGAAACTAACTTAACTAATGAGAATGAATTTTTAATTCAAGGACTTCAATTTAAAGACATAAGGGTTGCAAATGATGATATTGAAATAGTAACTGGTGGTGATTTTTCTGCTTATAGAATTAAGCAAAGTTCAAAAGGAGAAAGTATGCCTATTCAAATTCATTTGAAATATAATGATACTGAAATCCCAGATGGTTATACTGTAAAAGATGTAAAGACTTTTTATTTTGATAGAAAACAGAAAAGCTGGAAAGCTTTAGCAGTAGACAGCCTTGACTATGAAAATAATGAGATTATATCATCTATAACAAGTGAAGGTGATACCGATTATATTAATGGAGTAATTAAAGTACCTGATTCTCCCGAAACAGGTAGCTTTGCCCCTACGATGATTAGTGATATGAAGTATGCTGATCCTACTGCTGGCGTAGTTAGCATTGCCCCACCAAGCCCAAATAGCAATGGTACTGTAACTACAGGTTTCCCTATAAAAGTACCTCAGGGACGAGGTGGTATGCAACCTTCGTTAAATATATCATATAGTAGTGAAGCAGGTAATGGTTGGATGGGACTAGGCTGGAACTTAGCTACACCTGCAATCTCTATAAATACAAAATGGGGTGTGCCCAGATTTGATCTTGATAATGAGTCTGAAATATATTCTTTAAATGGATCTGATTTAGTGTTAAAAAATGGTACAGAATATACTAATCCTCATAGGGATAATGATATAGATAGGGTTGACGAAAGAAGGTTTTATCAGCGAAAAGAAGGGGCTTATAATCTCATAATACGTCATGGTAACCATCCAAATAATTATTGGTGGGAAGTTACAGATAAACAAGGGAATAAAAGTTTTTATGGCGGCTGGTATAATACCGAATTAAGCCAATATCAATTTGATAATAATTCAGTAATACGGGTTGGTAACAGTAATAGTAATATAACTCATTGGGCTTTAAAAGCTACCTTAGATACTTATGGTAATTATACCCTATACGAATACGCTTCTTCTATTTCAAACCCCTTTTCAAACTCATCTATTGAGGCAAAATATTTTTATTTAAGTAATATTAAATATACTTTATTCAACCCAGAGAGTTCTATTACAGGTCAAAGCCATTATATGGTAGATTTTAAAAGGAATCAATATACTTTAGGAGGTAATACAATAAACCGAAGCGATGTAATAATTAATGGGCGTAATGGTTATTTAAATATTGTAGATGACTTACTTACAGAAATTCATATATCTTTTAACGAATCGGGGCAAAGTCCTCAACGGATACGGTCTTATAAATTTGATTATGAAGAAAAAGCCTTTAAAAAGCACCAACTCGTTACAATATCAGAGTATGATAAAACCAACTCATTATTCTACTCAAACACTATTGAGTATCATGATGATATTGATCCAAATACTGATGCTATAATTAATTCGAGCAGTACTGCATGGAACGCGAATAGTAGTAGTAGTAACATACCAGCTCCTTTGCAGCAAATGGCTTCTATCATACCAGATGGATCACCTCTTGGAACTTCGACATCTACAGGAGGGTCTATAGCACTGCGAGCAGGTTTCGGTGTAGGGTTTGATATATTTAGTACTAATAATACTATAGGGGGGGCTGTTGATTATAGCTGGAGCAATCAAGATACAAAAGTTAGTTTTATTGATATAAATGGTGATGGACTGCCCGATAAGGTTTATGAAGATGGTTCGGGAATATATTATAGACCTAATATAGGCACAGGGTTTGGAACCTCATACTTGATTGATGACATTAATACATTAAGTAAAACAAACTCTAAAACTAATGGTAAAGGAGTAGATGCTAATGCATTTGGGTTTGGTATCGGTGGAAGTTGGAGCAAAACATCATCTATGACAGAAAATTACTTTACTGACTTTAATGGTGATGGTCTGCCAGATATGATGAGAGGAAATCGTATAAAATTTAATATAACTGCTCCCTTATCAACGAACAGTTCTTATAGAAAATTTGATGATGATGTAAGCCTGTCAGAGAATAAAATTGTTCCAGGAAGTATCAACTCTTCCATAATACCAGATCTTCATCTTGAGACAATGGATGAGTTAAGAGAAGAGCACTCACAGTTTGACCATGTTAAAGTATGGAGAGCTCCATATGATGGTACTGTAAGATTTGAAAATCAGGCAACATTAATAGCTAAGAATAACGATGGTGAAAATGCAAATAATTTTAGATTAACAATTGAGAAGTCTAATAACAACGGGACTGATATTTTACATACATCAAGTCTGGTAAATGCAGGGCAAACGAATAGTTTTGACTTTAATACGTTTAACGGTGATTTTATATCAGTAAGCAAAGGTGATATTATCTTTTTTAGGATACATAATCTCGATTATGGTTATGGTGGAGAAATAGAATGGAATCCTAGAGTAATTTATACGGATACATCAGCAATGCCATATACACATGACAATTCTTCATCTGTAATAGATGAAAATGGAAAAGCTATAGGCATTTTTGATGCAGAAGCTGATTTTATGATGAATAATGACGGAGGAGTATCTATAGATGATGGAAGTACATCCGTAACCTTGAAATTTAATCTTCTTAATGGTAATTTTGCACCAGGTCAATTCTCAGATGATATACGATTTATAATAAAAAAAGTTCGTATTGATTATAGTGATGGAAGTGAATCACCACAAGGCGAATGGACAAGAAAGCTTAATTATAATTCAGGTACTTTTGTATGGGATTTTAACAGCATTTCGGATCAGTTAGATGCATCGGAGGGATATAGAGATGTATACTTTTTTTATGCTGAAAGTGACTCTAATGTCGATTGGAGTACTATTAATTGGAGACCATCTATAATAAGTAACGCAAATCCTTCAGAAATAATTTACCCACCTGTAAGTTATCATACTTACGATGATAATGTAAATCAGTCAAAGTATTGGTTTTCTAGTTATGATTCTGAATTGATAAGTCCTACTGAAGCAGATGTATTAGCTGATCCTAATAAAAAATTTATGCGTTTAACGCATACTTTTTTCGATCAAAATACAGGTTCTTTATTAAACGGGCTCAATGATGAAGAGTTTCCTGTAAAAGTGACTTGGGTTGTTAAAAAGAAAATAGGAAATACCGTTAGTCTATTCCGAGATCATAAAGTTTTTTATATATATAGATTACCAACAAATGATTATATTTTTACGAAATCGGAAAATATTAATGATGTATTAGACCCCACCTTGGCTACTAACTCTTCTTATTACACCTGTCTTTTTTACAGAGCACAAATGAAAGATATTGTAGATGGATCAGGTACAATATATAGTACCTTTTATGTTAACGATAGAAGGGTAGCATTGAATAATAATACTTCAATGACACTGGCATTGGACCCTTATGCAGGTAATTATAGTTTTACTCCAATTACTGTAGATGCTCCTTTTATGGTTTCTTCACCTATATTCTTGGGAGCTACCTACCGTGGGTGGGGACAATTCCTCTATAATGGAGGAATGGAATTTGAACGTGATGATGAAGGAGAAATTACTAACTTAAATAATCCGGCAACTCCTTTTGGTGATTTGCCTATTGATGTTAGTTTGTTTGATTATGAAAGTCAGACTTCAGGTATTGAAAATATAGATCCTCAAATGGATCCTAGTAGTGTAACAGCACCAGGAGGGACATCTTCTATACGCTATACTTTTTATAATGAGGAAAATGAAAATAATAAATATGTAAATAAAAGTATTATAAATGCTATATACGGCTTTAATAATAATGATGTATTAACAGCCACTGTTGGTCGTTTTGGTGAAGGGAATTTGCATGAAATATACGTAGATGAAGATGATATACTACTTAATGAAACAGGAACTTTTATAGCATTAAAACAACGGAGCGTATCAAAAGGGACATCTTTATCAGGTAGTTATTCAGTGGGGTCTGCTACTGAGAGTAAAGCGACTTCGAGAGTGTTGAATCAATATTTGGATTTAAATGGAGATCGTCATCCAGACCTTATTACTGATGGCAGGATTCAATTTACCAATATGCTTGGAGCTTTATCGGGGACTCCGATAGACAATGAGGACAATTTTGTGTCTGGGGATAGAAGTGAAGATTTTACTGTGGGTATTACACTTCCTATTAAACCAAGTTCTACAGCTCCTACAAATCAAAATGGAATAGTTAATGGGAGTGTTAATCGCACAAATACAAGTGTGAATTCTGGTATAAATACTAGTAATGGTAAATCATATGATTCTAATCAATGGGTGGACATGAACGGAGATGGACTACCCGATAAGGTTAAACTTAATAATGAGGGAACTATTGAAGTTTGGCTGAATACAGGTTATGGATTTAGTGAAAAGGTAACATGGGGCTCTGGGTATGGTGATAGCCTTTTTACTAGTACTAGAAATAATGTAGGAGTTGGTGCGGGAATTGGAGGTTCTTTTACACCTAATTCTTCTTTTGCTGCGGGTTTTGGAGCTTCTTACAGTACAGCGAGAATAGCTGCACTTTTTATAGATGTCAATAATGATGGACTTCCTGACTTAGTAATTAGGGTTTCAGATTTCAACTACGCATATTATTTAAATAATGGTAAAGGCTTTGAAACTGTTTCAAGTACATTTTATAATAATAACCTAGAAATCGAGAAAGATTACTCTCTTTCGGGTAATATATACGGGTCTTTTACAGGTGGGTTTATAATACCATCACCAGCTATTTTTGTGACATTTAAAATTGTTTTTACCCCTAGCTTATCCTTCAATGGAAGTTATAACGAGAAAACTATTATGGTACAAGACATAGATGGCGACGGACTCCCTGATATCTTAAGTAAAAGTTCAAATAATAATAATGATATTAATGCTCGTTTAAACAAAGTTGGAAAAACTCACCTGCTTAAAAAAGTTAATACACCACTTGGCGGGAGCTGGAGCGTTACCTACGAAAGAGATGGTAATACTTATGAAATGCCCCAAAGCAAATGGGTACTTAAAACCATTACCACAAACGACGGGTTTAGTCAAGATGGAGACTATAAGCCCAATACATCTGAAATTGCTGTAAACTATGGCAGACCTAATTATGACAGGCGTGAGAGGGAATTTTACGGTTATAGCTATATATCAATTAATCAGGTAGATCCAGCTACATCAGCAATATATCGTACTATTACAAAAGCCTACCATAACAAAAATTATTATTTAAGTGGGGCAGAATATTCAACAATTGTTAGAGATGAAAATAATAATACGCTTTCAGAATCTACAACACTATATAACCTTCTAGACCCTGATGACCCTGTTGTTAATATGGATGCTACAGAAGAAGATAGCTATTTACAAACAAGTTTAATAGCTAATGCAGAGGAATTATTTGATAAATCGAGACTTTTTATAGCGCCTGTAAGAGTAACTTCTAAAGTTTTTGAAAATGGTCCTGCGCTTACTACAGTAAAAGATTTCTCTAAGTATGATGAATATGGTAATCTCCTTGAGTATATAGATTATGGTGAAGACGAAGGAGACAATTATAAAACTATTATAAAATATGTTGATTACAATCTTAATAATGCAGATAATGCATTCGGTTTACCCTCCAGAGTCTCTGTTTATAACTTAGATGGAAGCCAACTATTAAGACAGCGAATAGCTGGATTTAATCATTTTGCTAAAATGAGCTCTATAAAAATATATTCATCAATTGAAGAGGGGAGTAAATATGAGTTTCGTTATGATGAATATGGTAACGTTAACCGCATAAACGATGTATATAACACTAATGCAGAGTCTAGTATATATTACAAACAAATAGTTTACGAGCCTATTTTGCATACTTATCCAATAAGTGTAGAGAATTCTTTTGGAGAAAACTCATCTGTAGAATACGAATATTTATTTGGCTCTCCTACCTTAACTACTGATGTAAATGGGCAGCAAATGCGCACTCGTATAGATAACAAAGGTAGGGTAACCGAAGTTACTGGTCCCAATGAAATGGCATTAGAAAGTGTATCAGGCCCTGACACAGCATGGACAATTCGTATGGAATATGAAAACAGCTTTGAACCAGATGATTATAATGAAGGAGAAAGCCAGCATCATGCTATTACACGTCATTTTGACCCTGAATATGCCAACGGAACCAATATAACTACAAATGAATTACTAACTGTAAGTATTGTAGATGGCTTCGGGCAGCCTATACAGGTAAAAAAGACTCATTTTTCAGATACAACAAAATGGCTGATAAATGGTTTTGAGAAAAAAGATGCTTTCGGGCGTGTGCTAGAAAGCTATTTACCCGTTACGCAAACTTATAATGGCGGCAACTCGCCATATTATCATCATATTTCTTATTCAAGTCTAACCGATAATCCGGTTGTAATGACTTATGATGCCAAAGACAGGGTAAAAACAGTGAAACAACCAGGTGAAACCGATATATCATCTATAGACTATTCTATTTCTGATGGTATGCTTATACAAAAAATGACAACCGAAAACGATGGCACAACCCAAACACTAGATACTTATACCGACATAAGGGGGCGTCAACGAAAAACAGTACAAAATGATACAAAAACAATTCTTTATACCTATAATGCTATTAATGAGCTTTTAAAGGTTACGGATGAAAACTCTGAAACAAGCTATAAATATGATTTAGCTGGTAGGGTGTTAGAAGTACGCCAACCTGATCGCGGACTTACAACGTATAAATATGATAATGCTAATAGACTTATTGAGCAAAGTAACTCTAACCTTATAATTAATGATAACCAAACCATAAAGTATCATTATAACTATGATAGACTGGTAAGAATAGAATACCCACAAAACCCACTCAATGAGGTTAAATATACCTATGGAGCGCCTAATGACCCTTTAGCTACATCCGAAAATGCAGTAGGCAGGCTATTAAAGCTAGAAGATGCTACAGGAGTACAGGTATACGGCTATGGGCATATGGGCGAAGTTACCAAGAACCTACGTTCGGTAGCGGTAGCAGGTCATCATTCGTACTGGTTCCTTACAGAATGGCAATATGATAGTTGGAATCGTGTTAAGCAAATAATATACCCTGACAGGGAAATCGTAAACTATAAGTATAATCTAGGAGGCATGATTGACCATATTGGTAGTGAAATGCTTGGTATACCTTCAGCAGATGTACAGCCTGTAGTAGAAAATATTACCTATAACGATTATGGAGAGCGTACTAGTATAACTTATGGTAATGGCACATCAACAATTTATGATTATGACGAAAGACGTAGGATGAATAGCCTTCAGCATAACTTTGCAGGTAGTTATCAGGTAAATAAGCACTATACGTATGATGTGCTTTCTAACATAACTAGGATAGAAACAACTCAACCACAAAACAGCCTGCCTGGACAAGGGCAATTAGGCGGACCAGTTTATCATAAATATATCTATGATAACTTTAACCGTCTTACGGATGCCGAAGGGCATTACACAGGACCAAATGACATTGGTACCAATACCTACCTGCGCCAAGAGTATGAATTGCATATGGAGTATAATAATGACCATACCATACGCAAAAAAACACAAGTACATTGGCAGGGAGAAGTGAGCAGTTATGGACCAATACAACAAGCAGACAAGATACCCGTACATAAAACTAGTTATATACTCGACTATAGCCAATATGCGACAGGTGAATATGTAGCAGGCGATTATGGTTATGTACAGCAGCATGCGCCACGCAAAATAGTAGAAACCCCAGGATGGGTAACTAACCCAGCACAAAATGACCCACGCATAAGGGAAAAAACTATTGAATATGATGCTAATGGTAACCAAACAGAGATTAAAGAAAAAGTAGGCGAACTAGAAATAAGCCTACGCAAGAACCTATGGGATGAAGAAAACCGTCTAATGGCAGTTGACCTAAAACCCGACGACCATGATAATCGCCCTGTAGCTATATATACTTATGATGCTGGCGGAGAGCGAACCATACGCTATAATTATGACCGTATAGACGTGTATAGTAATGCCGACCAAATTGCCACGCAGACTAATGAAAACATAATGATTTATCCTAGTGGACTAATGATGGGTAAAGTAAGAGAAGCAGGAGCCTTACGAGATATACCTCTTATTTATACTAAGCATTATTATATAGGTGCTGAGCGAATTAGTGCAAAAACCGCTACAGCACATTATTTATGTTATTACCCTAATGGTGTACTGGCAGATATTATGCCTGATTTGCAAGAAACTATGGTAAGACCGCAAAGTACTACAAGTGTTGAAGATGCTGCTACAATAGTCTCAGGAGTGTTTAATGTTTTTGGAATTATACCACCTACGTTTAGCCCAGATTATACGCCTGAAGATGATAATACACACAACCAAGGTACTAACCTACATAATCCCGCAAAGTTACAAATATTCTATTTCCATCCGGACCATTTGGGTAGTAGCAGTTATATAACCAACAAAGCGGGAACGGTAAGCCAGCACATGGAATACCTGCCCTTTGGAGAAACCCTTGCCGATGAGCATCTAAACTCGCATAACAGCCCGTTTAAGTTTAACGGTAAAGAATATGACGAAGAAACAGGTAATTATTATTACTCAGCACGTTATTATGATCCTAAATTAAGTATCTTTATATCTGTTGACCCACTGGCACACAAGATGCCAGCTTGGTCACCGTACAATTACACATTTAACAATCCAATAAGATATACAGACCCAGATGGTAGAATTCCTATCATTCCTTGGTTATTAAAAGCAGGTGCAGGAGCAGCAGCTGATATGTTAGCACAGGCGAGTATGGATTATTTATTTAATTCTAATACTACAAGTTGGGGGCAGGCTTTTGATAATGTAAACTATTATCAAGTAGCAAGGTCAGGTGCTGAAGGATTAATTCCTTGGAGAACACCAGGAGGTAAAATAGGTCGAGCAGCTGCCACAGCAACAGGAGATGTTCTTGTAAATGCAATCAATGACCCAAATAATTATACAGCAGAACAAGCAGGTTTAGACTTTGCAACAGGTTTTGTTGGCGACCTTGCAGGAGGTGGGTTTGGACAAATTCTTAATAAGTATGGCTCTAAAGCTGTCATAAATGGATTGATGGATAAACTGGGTTATAGTGCAACTCAGGTTAGAAAAATGACAGGAGGATTTGATGGCGATGCTGTGAGAAAATGGTATAAAAGCAATGTTGATGGTATGAATATAAAAGTTTCCCCCACGGAAGCTAATGCAAGAAGTATTGTTGGACAGAGAAACTCATTTAAACAGCAAGCAAGAGATTTAATGTCTGACCAAAACGCAGCAGGAAATCTACCTGCGATACAAGATTATGATTATTATTATAATAAATCTTATAATAAAGGTTTAAGAGGAGATGCTTTATATCAGGACATCATAAATGGTGGTCAAAAAACAAATGCTACTTACAATAAAAAATATGGTGAATAA